One stretch of Microbacterium terrae DNA includes these proteins:
- a CDS encoding sugar ABC transporter ATP-binding protein translates to MSLDADQSPGATVLELKRVVKSFGAVVALRSGSLTLERGSIHALIGENGAGKSTLVKIIAGLYHRDSGEFLLGGESVDFASTAQSKAAGIAVIYQEPTLFPDLSVTENIFMGRQPTNRFGRIDRKAMRTEAAEIFQRLGVGLDPDRITEGLSIADQQIIEIAKAISLDARVLIMDEPTAALSGVEVERLFAVARSLRDEGRALLFISHRFDEVFDLCDTVTVMRDGSYIDTTPIAETTVDDLVRQMVGRDVTELFPKLPAEIGDVVLEVEGLTRRGVFRDVSFQLRAGEIVGLAGLVGAGRSEVARAIFGVDSYESGRVTLHGTALPKGNPSKATARGIALVPEDRRKQGLVLDDGVSRNITLAIRKKLAKWGLIWTGLENEAGKVWASRLEVKTAALDAETGTLSGGNQQKVVIGKWLATEPTVLIVDEPTRGIDVGTKSEVHRLLSELAQQGLAILMISSELPEVLGMADRVLVMREGRLTGEFPRAEATPEAIMFAATADAEAAA, encoded by the coding sequence GTGTCCCTCGATGCCGACCAGTCGCCGGGTGCGACGGTGCTGGAGCTGAAACGAGTGGTGAAGTCGTTCGGCGCCGTCGTCGCGCTGCGCTCCGGCAGCCTCACCCTCGAGCGCGGCTCCATCCACGCGCTGATCGGAGAGAACGGCGCCGGCAAGTCGACCCTCGTCAAGATCATCGCCGGGCTCTACCACCGCGATTCGGGGGAGTTCCTCCTCGGTGGCGAATCGGTCGACTTCGCCAGCACGGCTCAGTCGAAGGCGGCGGGCATCGCCGTCATCTACCAGGAGCCGACGCTGTTCCCCGACCTCTCGGTCACCGAGAACATCTTCATGGGCCGCCAGCCCACCAACCGATTCGGACGCATCGACCGCAAGGCGATGCGCACCGAAGCGGCCGAGATCTTCCAGCGGCTCGGCGTCGGGCTCGACCCCGACCGCATCACCGAAGGCCTGTCGATCGCCGACCAGCAGATCATCGAGATCGCGAAGGCGATCTCGCTCGACGCGCGGGTGCTGATCATGGACGAGCCGACCGCCGCACTCTCGGGCGTCGAGGTCGAGCGCCTCTTCGCCGTCGCCCGCAGCCTCCGTGACGAAGGCCGGGCGCTGCTGTTCATCTCCCATCGGTTCGACGAGGTCTTCGACCTCTGCGACACCGTCACCGTCATGCGCGACGGGTCGTACATCGACACCACGCCGATCGCCGAGACGACGGTCGACGACCTCGTGCGTCAGATGGTCGGCCGCGATGTGACCGAGCTCTTCCCGAAGCTTCCCGCCGAGATCGGCGACGTCGTGCTCGAGGTCGAGGGGCTCACCCGCCGGGGCGTCTTCCGCGACGTGTCGTTCCAGCTCCGCGCCGGTGAGATCGTCGGACTCGCGGGTCTGGTCGGTGCCGGGCGCAGCGAGGTGGCGCGCGCGATCTTCGGCGTCGACTCCTACGAGTCGGGCAGGGTCACGCTGCACGGAACCGCCCTTCCCAAGGGCAACCCGAGCAAGGCCACCGCACGCGGCATCGCGCTGGTGCCGGAGGACCGCCGCAAGCAGGGCCTCGTGCTCGACGACGGCGTCTCGCGCAACATCACGCTCGCGATCCGCAAGAAGCTCGCCAAGTGGGGGCTGATCTGGACAGGACTCGAGAACGAGGCCGGCAAGGTGTGGGCGAGCCGCCTCGAGGTGAAGACGGCGGCGCTCGACGCCGAGACCGGCACGCTGTCGGGCGGCAACCAGCAGAAGGTGGTCATCGGCAAGTGGCTCGCGACCGAGCCGACCGTGCTGATCGTCGACGAGCCCACCCGAGGCATCGATGTCGGCACCAAGTCCGAGGTGCATCGCCTGCTCAGCGAGCTCGCCCAGCAGGGCCTTGCGATCCTCATGATCTCGTCCGAACTGCCGGAGGTGCTCGGCATGGCCGATCGTGTGCTGGTCATGCGCGAAGGCCGCCTCACCGGGGAGTTCCCCCGCGCAGAGGCGACTCCCGAGGCGATCATGTTCGCCGCGACCGCGGATGCGGAGGCCGCAGCATGA
- a CDS encoding ABC transporter permease: MTAFATETVPVRLYQAHSRPAWRRILLTREAAIIGILALVIVVALASVPSFDSPLTVTYLLRDLAPILLIALPMTLIIITEEIDLSVASIVGLSSVMTGILTQAGLPFPVAAVLAIVVGTVAGAFNGFLVTVVGLPSLAVTIGTLALFRGIAVGLLGTTAITDFPEEWTDLAKANIPGTPIPMIMIPFVVLAIVFAVVLHFTPFGRSLYAIGLNKEAAHFSGIDVGRTKFTLFVLSGAMSGFAGVYFTLLYSNARGDNATGMELQIIAAVLLGGVSIFGGRGALHGVIAGVLLIGTLGSALRLAGVTSDIINVITGVLLILSVVSASLLAWLQKRRVAAIGKRRGKRAAERAATANPTQ; this comes from the coding sequence ATGACCGCCTTCGCCACCGAGACCGTCCCGGTCCGGCTGTACCAGGCGCACAGCCGTCCGGCGTGGCGCCGCATCCTGCTCACCCGGGAAGCCGCGATCATCGGCATCCTGGCGCTCGTCATCGTCGTCGCGCTCGCCAGCGTGCCCAGCTTCGACAGTCCGCTGACGGTGACGTACCTGCTGCGCGACCTCGCACCCATCCTGCTGATAGCGCTGCCGATGACGCTCATCATCATCACCGAGGAGATCGACCTGTCGGTCGCCTCGATCGTGGGCCTGTCGAGCGTGATGACGGGCATCCTCACCCAGGCGGGTCTGCCCTTCCCGGTCGCCGCGGTGCTCGCGATCGTGGTCGGCACCGTCGCCGGAGCCTTCAACGGGTTCCTCGTCACGGTGGTCGGCCTCCCGTCGCTCGCCGTCACCATCGGCACCCTGGCGCTGTTCCGCGGAATCGCAGTGGGGCTCCTCGGAACCACGGCGATCACCGACTTCCCCGAGGAGTGGACCGACCTCGCGAAGGCGAACATCCCGGGCACTCCGATCCCGATGATCATGATCCCGTTCGTCGTGCTCGCGATCGTGTTCGCGGTCGTCCTGCACTTCACCCCGTTCGGCCGCTCGCTCTACGCGATCGGTCTCAACAAAGAGGCCGCGCACTTCTCGGGCATCGACGTCGGGCGCACGAAGTTCACGCTGTTCGTGCTCTCGGGTGCGATGTCGGGCTTCGCCGGCGTGTACTTCACGCTGCTGTACTCCAACGCCCGCGGAGACAACGCCACCGGGATGGAGCTGCAGATCATCGCCGCGGTGCTCCTCGGCGGGGTGTCGATCTTCGGCGGCCGCGGCGCCCTGCACGGCGTCATCGCCGGTGTGCTCCTCATCGGCACGCTCGGCAGCGCCCTGCGTCTCGCGGGCGTCACCAGCGACATCATCAACGTCATCACCGGAGTGCTCCTCATCCTCTCGGTGGTGTCGGCCAGCCTCCTCGCCTGGCTGCAGAAGCGACGCGTCGCAGCCATCGGGAAGAGACGGGGAAAGCGGGCCGCGGAACGCGCGGCCACAGCCAACCCGACGCAGTAA
- a CDS encoding RNA polymerase sigma factor, which translates to MDDDASDWARVRAGDSVALAALFDRHEARLFRHACRLLTAREDAKDAVVIAFYELWRKRASVRLVDGSPLPWLLNTVSNSARNLERSSRRYRALIARAPEPRSTQIVTADETGVMAALRRLPAREQSVVVLTILEGYPDREAAQTLGIPVGTVKSRLARARTKLRDAMTTLEAS; encoded by the coding sequence ATGGACGATGACGCGTCCGACTGGGCACGGGTTCGCGCAGGCGACTCCGTCGCACTGGCCGCCCTCTTCGACCGCCACGAAGCGCGGTTGTTCCGCCACGCGTGCCGCCTGCTCACGGCCCGCGAAGACGCGAAGGATGCCGTCGTCATCGCCTTCTACGAACTGTGGCGCAAGCGTGCCTCGGTGCGGCTCGTCGACGGTTCGCCGCTGCCGTGGCTGCTCAACACGGTGTCGAACTCGGCGCGCAATCTCGAACGCTCCAGTCGCCGCTACCGCGCCCTCATCGCCCGTGCCCCGGAGCCCCGGAGCACACAGATCGTCACGGCCGACGAGACGGGCGTGATGGCGGCGCTTCGCCGACTGCCGGCGCGCGAGCAGAGCGTCGTCGTGCTGACCATCCTCGAGGGGTATCCCGACCGCGAGGCGGCGCAGACCCTCGGGATCCCGGTGGGCACGGTCAAGTCCCGCCTCGCCCGGGCGCGCACGAAGCTGCGCGACGCGATGACGACGTTGGAGGCATCGTGA
- a CDS encoding ABC transporter permease codes for MSATIAPVKPGTSRASKLVRSIATARETGIAIALVVIVVAATAANPNFLFSADGFRDLLLTPSLLLLVAVGQAVVIITRNVDLSVGSIVGLTAYLTGRLFIDVEGIPIIIVFVAGVLLGCLLGAINGLLVAWAKVPALVITLGTMYIYRGINVAWTGSERINASDLPREFRGLGTDQLLGIPILTIIAVIVLIVAAWYLRNMRGGREFYAIGSDPAAAHLYGLKVNRRIITAFVVSGALSGLAGVLYAARYGTVSSAAGFGWELQAIGAAVIGGVAISGGVGTVWGAAIGAFLLLTINRALPILGIDDFWQRAVVGVLILGSIVLDRVLAVRQHRRLIAQREDDR; via the coding sequence ATGAGCGCAACCATCGCCCCCGTGAAGCCCGGCACCAGCCGCGCATCCAAGCTCGTGCGGTCGATCGCCACCGCGCGCGAGACCGGCATCGCGATCGCCCTCGTGGTGATCGTCGTCGCCGCCACAGCCGCGAACCCGAACTTCCTGTTCTCGGCCGACGGCTTCCGCGACCTGCTGCTCACCCCGTCGCTGCTCCTGCTGGTGGCGGTCGGCCAGGCGGTCGTGATCATCACCCGCAACGTCGACCTGTCGGTCGGCTCGATCGTGGGCCTCACGGCCTATCTCACCGGGCGGCTCTTCATCGATGTCGAGGGCATCCCGATCATCATCGTGTTCGTGGCGGGCGTCCTCCTGGGCTGCCTGCTCGGCGCGATCAACGGACTGCTCGTCGCGTGGGCGAAGGTGCCGGCACTGGTGATCACCCTCGGCACGATGTACATCTACCGCGGCATCAACGTCGCGTGGACGGGCTCGGAGCGCATCAACGCGTCCGACCTTCCCCGCGAGTTCCGCGGCCTCGGCACCGACCAGCTGCTCGGCATCCCGATCCTCACCATCATCGCCGTCATCGTGCTGATCGTCGCGGCCTGGTACCTGCGCAACATGCGCGGCGGTCGCGAGTTCTACGCGATCGGCTCCGACCCCGCGGCCGCGCACCTCTACGGCCTCAAGGTCAACCGCCGGATCATCACCGCCTTCGTCGTCTCGGGTGCGTTGTCGGGCCTCGCCGGCGTGCTGTACGCAGCGCGCTACGGCACGGTCAGCTCGGCTGCCGGGTTCGGCTGGGAGCTGCAGGCGATCGGTGCTGCCGTCATCGGCGGCGTGGCGATCTCGGGCGGTGTGGGAACGGTGTGGGGTGCCGCGATCGGCGCCTTCCTGCTGCTGACGATCAACCGCGCCCTGCCGATCCTCGGCATCGACGACTTCTGGCAGCGTGCCGTGGTCGGCGTGCTGATCCTCGGCTCCATCGTGCTCGACCGCGTGCTCGCGGTGCGCCAGCATCGACGACTCATCGCACAACGGGAGGACGACCGATGA
- a CDS encoding TolB-like translocation protein: MSEFQIEVEQWRQGLRRRLGLAAACAAMVMTTAAGCANVATADIETDATDVPAKQASSLPAESPQGWIAFSGRPGEGGVMLVRAGEDAHRVIGDGDGVTRICPAFEPGGARLAFGAAAGTGGVLEDDTMLAIATVSPDGEASVTSTIPLPEFGAPPCPVWSPDGRWIAIGAQPGGPQRRGTMEQVWIVDTAGGETRLIPELAVTDFEFAPDSTQLYLADETALLSYTIGDGQIRTVDDTPLGQAITVSPDGQTIAVERRKINAADRYDLWLVATNGTDQQLIVGDYPQMHGIGPVWSPDGRHVVFQRSCETVALPSGEEHPCSEEHDVVVVSVAEGDPEAPFGTQRVLPLAMTGEGRSSKPWYPYSVTWSPDSSTLLYVGWSTDPSGADYTDGLALVPMDGSGPPTVLHEAPDGLDAYPGSPMNYFQSWSG, from the coding sequence ATGAGTGAATTTCAGATCGAGGTCGAGCAGTGGCGGCAGGGCCTGCGTCGACGACTCGGCCTCGCCGCGGCGTGCGCCGCGATGGTGATGACGACGGCCGCCGGATGCGCGAACGTCGCCACCGCTGACATCGAGACCGACGCGACCGACGTGCCGGCGAAGCAGGCGTCGTCGCTCCCGGCGGAGTCGCCGCAGGGCTGGATCGCGTTCTCCGGCAGGCCCGGGGAGGGCGGCGTGATGCTGGTGCGGGCGGGAGAGGACGCGCATCGCGTCATCGGCGACGGCGACGGCGTGACGCGGATCTGCCCCGCCTTCGAGCCGGGCGGTGCGCGCCTCGCGTTCGGGGCCGCCGCAGGCACCGGCGGCGTACTCGAGGACGACACGATGCTCGCGATCGCCACGGTGTCACCTGACGGCGAGGCATCCGTCACATCGACGATCCCGCTCCCCGAGTTCGGCGCCCCGCCGTGCCCCGTGTGGTCTCCGGATGGGAGATGGATCGCGATCGGGGCGCAGCCCGGCGGTCCGCAGCGGCGGGGGACGATGGAGCAGGTGTGGATCGTCGACACCGCAGGCGGCGAGACGCGCCTCATCCCCGAACTCGCCGTCACCGACTTCGAATTCGCCCCCGACAGCACACAGCTCTACCTCGCCGACGAGACCGCACTCCTGTCGTACACCATCGGCGACGGACAGATCCGGACGGTGGACGACACCCCGCTCGGGCAGGCGATCACCGTCTCGCCCGACGGTCAGACGATCGCCGTCGAGCGTCGGAAGATCAACGCGGCCGACCGATACGACCTCTGGCTCGTGGCGACGAACGGCACCGACCAGCAGCTCATCGTCGGTGACTACCCCCAGATGCACGGGATCGGACCGGTGTGGTCGCCGGACGGACGGCACGTGGTCTTCCAGCGCAGCTGCGAGACGGTCGCGCTGCCATCGGGCGAGGAGCATCCGTGCTCCGAGGAGCATGACGTCGTCGTGGTGAGCGTCGCTGAGGGCGACCCGGAAGCACCGTTCGGGACCCAGCGAGTGCTGCCTCTCGCGATGACAGGCGAAGGCAGGTCTTCGAAGCCCTGGTACCCCTACAGCGTCACCTGGTCGCCCGACTCTTCGACCCTGCTTTACGTCGGTTGGTCGACGGATCCATCCGGCGCCGACTACACCGACGGGCTGGCACTGGTGCCGATGGACGGGTCGGGCCCGCCCACCGTCCTCCACGAGGCGCCCGACGGACTGGACGCCTACCCCGGTTCGCCGATGAACTATTTCCAGAGCTGGAGCGGATGA
- a CDS encoding LacI family DNA-binding transcriptional regulator, with translation MKDGGAVAVSIRDVAQLAGVSVGTVSNVLNRPDEVSQDSVDRVTRAIDELGYVRNDAARKLRAGVSTTVGFVVLDGQNPFYTDVVRGAEDEATKHSIAILYGNTDEDPKRERMYIDLFQEQQVRGLLIAPYGDVTPRLQSLRAGGIPAVLVDRFSGDGRFSSVSVDSVAGGRLAVEHLIQTGRRRVAFVGGPFDIRQVNDRLAGARAAADNAGSHVDLEVIATDAMTVDEGAAAGHRILRRPPGDWPDALFAANDLLALGLLQAMVVDGRADVPGDIAIIGFDDIPFAAAAAVPLSSIRQPSRMIGRTALRILLEEAADPDSIPRQTVFPPELVVRASTGR, from the coding sequence ATGAAGGATGGAGGTGCCGTGGCGGTCAGCATCCGTGATGTCGCGCAATTGGCCGGCGTCTCCGTCGGAACCGTGTCGAACGTCCTCAACCGCCCCGACGAGGTCTCGCAGGATTCGGTCGATCGCGTGACCCGCGCCATCGACGAACTCGGCTACGTGCGCAACGACGCGGCGCGCAAACTGCGCGCCGGCGTGTCGACGACCGTCGGCTTCGTCGTGCTCGACGGCCAGAATCCCTTCTACACCGACGTCGTGCGCGGCGCCGAAGACGAGGCGACCAAGCACTCGATCGCGATCCTCTACGGCAACACCGACGAGGACCCCAAGCGCGAGCGCATGTACATCGACCTGTTCCAGGAGCAGCAGGTGCGTGGGCTCCTGATCGCCCCGTACGGCGACGTCACTCCGCGACTGCAGAGCCTTCGGGCGGGCGGCATCCCCGCCGTGCTGGTCGACCGCTTCAGCGGCGACGGACGCTTCTCGTCGGTGTCGGTCGACAGTGTGGCCGGGGGCCGCCTCGCCGTCGAGCACCTGATCCAGACCGGGCGCCGGCGCGTCGCCTTCGTGGGCGGACCGTTCGACATCCGCCAGGTCAACGACCGCCTCGCCGGCGCACGCGCTGCTGCCGACAACGCCGGGTCGCACGTCGACCTCGAGGTGATCGCCACCGACGCGATGACCGTCGACGAGGGCGCTGCCGCGGGTCACCGCATCCTGCGGCGCCCGCCCGGGGACTGGCCCGACGCGCTGTTCGCCGCCAACGATCTTCTCGCGCTCGGGCTCCTCCAGGCGATGGTGGTCGACGGACGCGCCGACGTGCCCGGCGACATCGCGATCATCGGGTTCGACGACATCCCGTTCGCCGCGGCAGCCGCCGTGCCGCTGTCATCGATCCGGCAGCCCAGCCGCATGATCGGGCGCACGGCGCTGCGCATCCTGCTCGAGGAGGCCGCCGACCCCGACAGCATCCCGCGCCAGACGGTCTTCCCGCCCGAGCTCGTGGTGCGGGCCTCGACCGGCCGCTGA
- a CDS encoding VOC family protein, translating into MRLAQVAQHADDLGRAARFYSALLQAEPTALFDPPGLLLFDLDGVRLLLDRGAPSSLVYLAVDDVEAALERLGPDVEVVSAPHVIFRHEDDTLGPAGHDEQQAFIRDSEGNTVGLIGFRAV; encoded by the coding sequence ATGAGACTCGCCCAGGTCGCCCAGCACGCCGACGACCTCGGCCGTGCCGCGCGGTTCTACTCGGCGCTCCTGCAGGCCGAGCCGACGGCCCTCTTCGATCCGCCCGGGCTGCTGCTCTTCGACCTCGACGGAGTGCGCCTGCTGCTCGACCGCGGCGCCCCGTCGTCGCTCGTCTACCTGGCGGTCGACGACGTCGAGGCCGCGCTCGAGCGGCTCGGTCCCGATGTGGAGGTGGTCTCCGCCCCGCATGTGATATTCCGCCACGAGGACGACACCCTCGGGCCCGCCGGCCACGACGAGCAGCAGGCGTTCATCCGCGACAGCGAGGGCAACACCGTCGGACTGATCGGCTTCCGCGCGGTGTGA
- the rhaS gene encoding rhamnose ABC transporter substrate-binding protein — MFSMKRTRRAGIVAAIAVGVTIVAAGCAGGGTGDGGDGGDGGGDANLSITMLPKNLGNPYFDTSTGGAEEATAEFGGTFEEVGPTEASPTSQVQYIQTAAQQGAGGLIVSANDPEAICDALDEARSAGVKVVTFDSDTNPDCRDLFINQATAEGIAQIQVDLIAEQIGDAGQIAILSASANATNQNAWIEMMEAELEASHPDIELVEVAYGDDDDQTSFDKTAALLQTYPELKGIVSPTTVGIAAAARYLSTSEYKGKVALTGLGTPNQMREYVEDGTVTAFALWNPADLGYLAAFATQALITGEITGADGDSFEAGKLGTFEVEDATVLLGDPYVFDAENIGDFDF; from the coding sequence ATGTTCAGCATGAAGCGCACACGGCGAGCGGGGATCGTCGCCGCGATCGCGGTCGGTGTCACGATCGTGGCGGCCGGCTGTGCCGGTGGTGGCACGGGTGACGGCGGCGACGGCGGCGACGGCGGCGGCGACGCCAACCTGTCGATCACGATGCTGCCGAAGAACCTCGGCAACCCGTACTTCGACACGTCGACTGGTGGCGCCGAAGAGGCGACCGCAGAGTTCGGCGGCACCTTCGAGGAGGTCGGCCCGACCGAGGCCAGCCCCACCTCGCAGGTGCAGTACATCCAGACCGCCGCGCAGCAGGGCGCCGGTGGACTCATCGTCTCGGCGAACGACCCCGAAGCGATCTGCGACGCCCTCGACGAGGCCCGCTCGGCAGGCGTCAAGGTCGTCACGTTCGACTCCGACACCAACCCCGACTGCCGCGACCTGTTCATCAACCAGGCGACCGCCGAGGGCATCGCCCAGATCCAGGTCGACCTGATCGCCGAGCAGATCGGCGACGCCGGTCAGATCGCGATCTTGTCGGCGTCGGCGAACGCCACGAACCAGAACGCGTGGATCGAGATGATGGAGGCGGAGCTCGAAGCCAGCCACCCCGACATCGAGCTCGTCGAGGTCGCATACGGCGACGACGACGACCAGACCTCGTTCGACAAGACCGCGGCGCTGCTGCAGACGTACCCGGAGCTCAAGGGCATCGTCTCGCCGACCACCGTCGGCATCGCCGCCGCGGCCCGCTACCTGTCGACCTCGGAGTACAAGGGCAAGGTCGCGCTGACCGGTCTCGGCACCCCGAACCAGATGCGCGAGTACGTCGAGGACGGCACCGTCACCGCGTTCGCGCTGTGGAACCCGGCAGACCTCGGCTACCTGGCCGCTTTCGCGACGCAGGCGCTGATCACCGGTGAGATCACCGGTGCCGACGGCGACAGCTTCGAAGCCGGCAAGCTCGGCACGTTCGAGGTGGAGGATGCCACCGTGCTCCTCGGCGACCCGTACGTGTTCGACGCCGAGAACATCGGCGACTTCGACTTCTGA
- a CDS encoding DUF1801 domain-containing protein, whose amino-acid sequence MSEIKTQPTDADVSAFLEAATPQRRRDDGLALAEIFGDVTGAEPVLWGPSMVGYGSYRYVSPSDPKRQGDWPKTGFSPRKAQLSLYGLKDLPEGAALLPQLGSYTEGAGCVYVKKLDDVDLDALRRLIAIAWGRGDDPVPGS is encoded by the coding sequence ATGAGCGAGATCAAGACACAGCCGACGGATGCCGACGTGTCGGCGTTCCTCGAAGCGGCGACGCCGCAGCGCAGGCGAGACGACGGGTTGGCGCTCGCCGAGATCTTCGGCGACGTGACCGGGGCGGAGCCGGTGCTGTGGGGGCCGTCGATGGTCGGCTACGGCAGCTACCGGTACGTATCGCCATCGGATCCGAAGCGGCAGGGCGACTGGCCGAAGACCGGCTTCTCCCCGCGCAAGGCACAGTTGTCGCTGTACGGACTCAAGGACCTGCCCGAGGGCGCGGCGCTGCTCCCGCAGCTGGGCTCGTACACCGAGGGGGCGGGCTGCGTGTACGTCAAGAAGCTCGACGACGTCGACCTCGACGCGCTGCGGCGGCTGATCGCCATCGCATGGGGCCGCGGCGACGACCCGGTGCCGGGGTCATGA
- a CDS encoding TolB-like translocation protein, with translation MTTHDALSEREHDEMRDLVLAGTQSIRPADSRRAQFTAIAVSLVLVGAVAGGAIATSLTGETQPAPVTTSDPTPAPGPEENWVAFSSGGNIHLVREGAAPHMILGSEGDGIDQICPAFSPDGRRLASGEGIGDARTGVRDPALVITDLDAAGEATASESIPLGALSPPPCPIWSPDGRWIAFGGTPVSGAPWGMVDGVWLVEVDTREIRHLTDLAATDIEWAATASVLYIADESGILAYSAADDETRAIPDTAGAVAIGTDPRSGDLAVEWSRPSGRYDLGLMAPDGSGRRTLVEGYTRDRGIGPVWSPDGRRIVFQRSDGSPPPAPDEIANAGEHDEAVVVSVTADDALGPVGTQTVVAPVATGTARQWRPVAVSWAPSGEALRFTGWELLASGEMGAGSALLTVPVTDAAAATVLWETPEGIGSDVFPQNDFQSWSMR, from the coding sequence GTGACCACCCACGACGCGCTGTCCGAACGCGAACACGACGAGATGCGCGATCTCGTGCTCGCCGGCACGCAGAGCATCCGCCCGGCGGACTCCCGCCGCGCTCAGTTCACGGCGATCGCCGTCTCGCTGGTGCTCGTCGGCGCTGTCGCCGGCGGCGCGATCGCGACATCGCTCACCGGCGAGACGCAGCCCGCACCGGTGACCACGTCCGATCCCACGCCGGCGCCGGGGCCCGAGGAGAACTGGGTGGCCTTCTCCTCCGGCGGGAACATCCATCTCGTGCGCGAGGGCGCTGCACCGCACATGATCCTGGGATCGGAGGGCGACGGCATCGACCAGATCTGCCCCGCCTTCTCGCCCGACGGCCGGCGGCTCGCCTCGGGCGAGGGCATCGGCGACGCGCGCACCGGCGTGCGGGACCCGGCTCTGGTGATCACCGATCTGGATGCCGCGGGCGAAGCGACCGCGTCCGAGTCCATCCCCCTCGGCGCGCTGAGCCCACCGCCATGCCCGATCTGGTCGCCCGATGGCCGCTGGATCGCGTTCGGCGGCACGCCGGTGAGCGGTGCACCGTGGGGCATGGTCGACGGCGTCTGGCTCGTCGAGGTCGACACCCGCGAGATCCGCCACCTGACGGACCTCGCCGCGACCGACATCGAGTGGGCCGCGACCGCCTCCGTGCTCTACATCGCCGACGAGAGCGGCATCCTCGCCTACTCGGCGGCCGACGACGAGACGCGCGCCATCCCCGACACCGCGGGAGCGGTCGCAATCGGCACCGACCCCCGCAGCGGCGACCTCGCCGTGGAGTGGTCGCGCCCGAGCGGGAGGTACGACCTCGGCCTGATGGCTCCCGACGGATCTGGGCGGCGGACGCTCGTCGAGGGCTACACCCGCGATCGCGGCATCGGGCCGGTGTGGTCGCCCGACGGTCGCCGGATCGTCTTCCAGCGCAGCGACGGTTCGCCTCCGCCGGCACCGGATGAGATCGCCAACGCGGGCGAGCACGATGAGGCGGTCGTGGTCAGCGTCACCGCCGACGACGCCCTCGGCCCGGTAGGGACGCAGACCGTCGTCGCCCCCGTCGCCACCGGCACGGCACGCCAGTGGAGACCGGTCGCCGTCAGCTGGGCGCCGAGCGGTGAGGCCCTGCGCTTCACCGGATGGGAGCTTCTGGCATCGGGAGAGATGGGCGCGGGTTCCGCGCTGCTGACGGTTCCCGTGACGGATGCCGCCGCAGCCACCGTCCTGTGGGAGACGCCGGAGGGCATCGGCTCGGACGTCTTCCCGCAGAACGACTTCCAGAGTTGGAGCATGCGATGA